A stretch of the Staphylococcus sp. NRL 16/872 genome encodes the following:
- a CDS encoding rhodanese-related sulfurtransferase, which produces MDYRVLLYYKYTTIDDPETFAAEHLEFCKANNLKGRILVSTEGINGTLSGTKEDTDKYIEHMHADERFADMTFKIDEAEGHAFKKMHVRPRNEIVALGLEDDVDPRVTTGKYYSPSEFKEALEDEDTVILDARNDYEFDLGHFRGAIRPDITRFRDLPDWIRENKDQLDGKNIVTYCTGGIRCEKFSGWLVKEGFENVGQLHGGIATYGKDPETKGEYWDGKMYVFDERISVDVNQVEKTVIGKEHFDGTPCERYINCANPECNKQILVSEENEEKYLGACSYDCAKHPRNRYVAKNDISDEEWNRRLENFKDVPEHAHA; this is translated from the coding sequence ATGGATTATAGAGTGTTATTATATTACAAATATACAACAATTGATGACCCTGAAACATTTGCAGCTGAGCACTTAGAATTCTGTAAAGCAAACAACTTAAAAGGTAGAATCTTAGTATCTACTGAAGGTATTAACGGTACATTATCTGGTACGAAAGAAGACACAGATAAATATATCGAGCACATGCATGCGGATGAACGTTTCGCAGATATGACGTTCAAGATTGATGAAGCTGAAGGCCACGCATTCAAAAAAATGCACGTACGTCCTAGAAATGAAATCGTTGCATTAGGTTTAGAAGATGACGTGGATCCACGTGTGACAACTGGTAAATACTATTCACCAAGCGAATTTAAAGAAGCATTAGAAGATGAAGATACAGTTATCTTAGATGCACGTAATGATTACGAATTCGACCTAGGCCACTTCCGTGGTGCAATTCGCCCAGACATCACGCGTTTCAGAGATTTACCAGATTGGATCCGTGAAAACAAAGACCAATTAGACGGTAAAAACATTGTGACTTATTGTACTGGTGGCATCCGTTGTGAAAAATTCTCAGGCTGGTTAGTTAAAGAAGGTTTCGAGAATGTGGGTCAATTACACGGCGGTATTGCAACTTACGGTAAAGATCCTGAAACTAAAGGTGAATATTGGGACGGTAAAATGTACGTATTCGACGAACGTATTAGTGTAGACGTGAACCAAGTTGAGAAAACAGTGATCGGTAAAGAACACTTCGACGGTACTCCTTGCGAACGTTACATTAACTGTGCTAACCCAGAATGTAACAAACAAATTCTTGTTTCAGAGGAAAATGAAGAAAAATACCTTGGCGCTTGTTCATACGATTGTGCCAAACATCCACGTAATCGCTATGTAGCTAAAAATGACATTAGCGATGAAGAATGGAACCGTCGTTTAGAAAACTTCAAAGACGTACCAGAACACGCACATGCATAG
- a CDS encoding choloylglycine hydrolase family protein: MCTGFTFQAKNGDIILGRTMDYDYPLTGHPAVQPRNFYWESRVDYKGKTKYGFTGAGSDMEGFIFGDGVNEHGLAISNQYDRGYASYATKIREGYINISQTEVLTWALGYNQTIDELIDNAKQVNVVANTLNDINEAPPLHYHISDATGRTAEITFVEGRIVVHDNPVGVLTNSPDLNWHYENLKNFANVTPYKPQYKRYKNLFIGNESGTSGLPGGYTSAERYVRATYLVHNMLPDDGDDAVLDAFRILDSVSIPKGAVRPSEHEFHYTLYQTVFNLTTRTLYVKYYNSNRIAELQLNEDLLNSDDLVIFEPIPQGLTTDKVN; encoded by the coding sequence ATGTGTACGGGTTTTACTTTTCAAGCAAAAAATGGCGACATTATACTAGGACGTACGATGGATTATGATTATCCATTGACTGGACATCCAGCTGTGCAACCACGCAATTTCTATTGGGAATCTCGCGTAGATTATAAAGGTAAAACGAAGTATGGCTTTACTGGTGCGGGATCAGATATGGAAGGCTTTATCTTCGGAGATGGCGTGAATGAACATGGCTTAGCGATTTCAAATCAATACGACCGAGGATATGCGTCATATGCGACTAAAATTCGTGAAGGCTATATCAATATTTCACAAACTGAAGTGTTAACGTGGGCACTTGGCTACAATCAAACGATCGACGAACTCATTGATAACGCGAAACAAGTGAACGTCGTTGCGAATACGTTAAACGATATTAACGAAGCACCTCCGCTTCATTATCATATTTCTGATGCTACTGGTCGTACGGCTGAGATTACATTTGTGGAAGGTCGTATTGTGGTGCATGATAATCCAGTTGGCGTGCTGACAAACAGTCCTGATTTGAATTGGCACTATGAGAACTTGAAGAATTTTGCGAATGTGACACCTTACAAACCTCAATATAAACGTTATAAGAATTTATTTATTGGTAATGAAAGTGGCACATCTGGTTTGCCAGGAGGTTATACCTCTGCGGAGCGTTATGTAAGAGCAACGTATCTCGTGCATAATATGTTGCCTGACGATGGCGATGATGCGGTGCTTGATGCATTTAGAATTCTGGATAGCGTTAGCATTCCTAAAGGTGCCGTTCGTCCCTCTGAACATGAGTTCCACTACACGCTGTATCAAACTGTATTCAATCTGACTACGCGTACGTTGTATGTGAAGTATTATAACTCTAACCGCATTGCCGAATTACAATTAAATGAGGATTTATTAAATAGCGATGATTTAGTTATCTTTGAGCCAATACCACAAGGCTTAACGACAGATAAAGTGAATTAA
- the pcp gene encoding pyroglutamyl-peptidase I: MNILVTAFDPFGGEKINPALEAVKQLEDHIGEHTITKLEIPTVFHESKEAVDKELAKGGYEAVLAIGQAGGRYDLTPERVGINIDDARIADNKGNQPIDVAIQEDGAPAYFSNLPVKKMTEAIKQAGVPASLSNTAGTFVCNHILYQLGYLADKSYPGLLFGFIHVPFIPAQVTDKPEKPSMSIETIAKGLTAAIKAISRDEDAKIALGETH; this comes from the coding sequence ATGAATATTCTAGTAACAGCATTTGACCCATTCGGTGGCGAAAAGATCAATCCAGCATTAGAAGCAGTCAAACAATTAGAGGATCATATTGGCGAGCATACGATTACAAAGTTAGAAATCCCAACTGTCTTTCATGAATCAAAAGAGGCAGTAGATAAAGAGTTAGCTAAAGGAGGCTACGAGGCCGTATTAGCTATCGGGCAAGCTGGTGGACGTTACGATTTAACCCCAGAACGTGTTGGCATTAACATTGATGACGCACGTATTGCAGATAACAAAGGAAACCAACCGATTGATGTCGCTATTCAAGAGGATGGCGCACCTGCTTACTTCTCAAACTTACCAGTTAAAAAGATGACAGAAGCCATTAAACAAGCCGGCGTTCCAGCAAGCTTATCAAATACGGCAGGCACATTTGTATGTAACCACATCTTATATCAATTAGGTTACTTAGCAGATAAATCTTATCCTGGCTTATTATTTGGTTTCATTCATGTACCATTTATTCCAGCACAAGTGACAGATAAACCTGAAAAGCCATCAATGTCCATCGAAACGATTGCTAAAGGTTTAACAGCTGCGATTAAAGCCATCTCAAGAGACGAAGACGCTAAAATCGCATTAGGCGAAACACATTAA
- a CDS encoding type I toxin-antitoxin system Fst family toxin: MELIFLTIIAPVISGCIITVFKYWLDNRN, translated from the coding sequence ATGGAACTAATTTTTTTAACTATTATAGCTCCTGTAATATCAGGATGTATTATTACGGTTTTTAAATATTGGTTAGACAACCGTAACTAA
- a CDS encoding type II CAAX endopeptidase family protein: MKTISQNKPNFQISEKPYWKLLLQSIMLFVLFSIVYIFISANEDHLSALLTGTLLVIGIFLLGKWLNIQFFTFEKFTKEQVMIVILSVVICQAMYYLFTLPISTTSNQQDINSVLARLPFINKLLSTAILSPIIEEVVFRGLLIKGLFRGIPIIGAVLSVILFGAAHIPTNIWEWLIYGGYGFVFVTAYLKTKRLEVPMIIHILHNSLFLIIYHV; this comes from the coding sequence ATGAAAACTATTTCTCAGAATAAGCCTAACTTTCAAATTTCTGAGAAGCCTTATTGGAAATTATTATTACAATCTATAATGTTATTTGTTTTATTTTCTATTGTGTATATCTTCATTAGCGCAAATGAAGATCATTTAAGTGCCTTGCTCACTGGCACTTTATTAGTTATTGGAATCTTTTTATTAGGAAAATGGTTAAATATCCAGTTTTTCACTTTTGAAAAATTTACAAAAGAACAAGTAATGATTGTTATTTTAAGCGTGGTAATATGCCAAGCGATGTACTATTTATTTACCTTACCAATATCTACGACTTCCAACCAACAAGATATTAATAGTGTGCTTGCCAGATTGCCATTTATCAATAAATTATTATCAACAGCCATATTGTCTCCAATCATTGAAGAAGTTGTATTTCGTGGACTACTTATTAAAGGATTGTTTAGAGGCATACCTATTATAGGTGCCGTGCTATCAGTGATTTTGTTTGGTGCAGCCCACATACCAACAAACATTTGGGAGTGGCTAATCTATGGAGGGTATGGATTTGTCTTTGTCACAGCATATTTAAAGACAAAACGCTTAGAAGTTCCTATGATAATTCATATTCTACATAATAGTTTATTCTTAATTATTTATCATGTTTAA
- a CDS encoding DUF969 domain-containing protein, with amino-acid sequence MEWLKLIGILIIIIGFILKFDTIAIILIAAVVTGLVAGMDIVDVLSTLGKAFVDQRLVTLFMLTLPMVGLIERFGLKQQASKLISNVKKITAGRLLTLYLIIREIAGVASIRIGGHPQFVRPLINPMVQGALRTRYNLSEKDIDAKDIEKLKAEASAMENYGNFFGQNLFVGAAGILLMVGTFQSLHIKANAMSLVLASIPVAIITLILVWVKNILLDRYFNKKYGHKEVKHHE; translated from the coding sequence ATGGAATGGCTTAAATTAATTGGTATTTTAATTATCATTATTGGCTTCATTCTCAAATTCGATACAATTGCAATTATTTTAATAGCGGCAGTCGTTACTGGTCTGGTTGCTGGTATGGATATTGTTGATGTGCTTTCTACACTTGGAAAAGCTTTCGTCGATCAGCGTCTAGTAACATTATTTATGCTAACTCTTCCAATGGTCGGTTTAATTGAACGTTTTGGCTTAAAGCAACAAGCTTCTAAACTGATTAGCAACGTCAAGAAAATAACAGCCGGTCGCCTTCTCACTTTATATTTAATTATCCGTGAAATCGCTGGCGTAGCTTCAATCCGTATCGGCGGACATCCTCAATTTGTTAGACCCTTAATCAACCCAATGGTACAAGGTGCTTTACGCACACGTTATAACCTATCTGAAAAAGATATCGACGCTAAAGATATCGAAAAATTAAAAGCTGAAGCCTCTGCAATGGAAAATTATGGTAACTTCTTTGGACAAAATTTATTTGTGGGTGCAGCAGGTATTTTATTAATGGTAGGTACGTTCCAATCACTCCATATTAAAGCGAATGCAATGAGCTTAGTACTCGCTTCAATTCCCGTCGCAATCATTACTCTTATATTAGTATGGGTTAAAAATATCTTACTAGATCGTTATTTCAATAAAAAATATGGACATAAAGAGGTGAAGCACCATGAATGA
- the rbsK gene encoding ribokinase has product MERQIYVIGSMSMDLVVATRIVPGKGETVLGESFFTTPGGKGANQAVAAARLGQDVHMIGRIGNDTFGEDIFQNLKNNQINVEHVKPTEGPSGTAHITLADNDNSIIVVPSANNEVTPDYVQEALASTQPGDIVLLQQEIPSETVETAVKYCYEHDVISILNPAPYREISDDVLEQVTYLTPNETESENMFEGDVDGALERYPDKLIVTLGELGAMYNNGVEQVEVKGFKREVKDTTGAGDTFNGALAVGLQKGYALQEAVTFANLAASYSVTGMGAQGGMPTFEDLEADLEF; this is encoded by the coding sequence ATGGAGAGACAGATTTATGTAATTGGTAGTATGTCGATGGATTTAGTTGTAGCGACGCGTATTGTTCCTGGAAAAGGGGAAACCGTACTTGGCGAGTCATTTTTTACGACGCCGGGTGGTAAAGGTGCCAACCAAGCCGTAGCAGCTGCACGTTTAGGACAAGATGTACATATGATTGGTCGCATTGGAAACGATACGTTTGGGGAAGACATTTTTCAAAATTTAAAAAATAATCAAATTAACGTGGAACATGTGAAACCCACGGAAGGACCTTCAGGAACAGCGCACATCACATTAGCTGATAATGACAATAGCATTATTGTGGTGCCATCTGCGAATAATGAAGTGACTCCGGACTATGTGCAGGAAGCCTTAGCTTCTACGCAACCGGGGGACATTGTGCTATTGCAACAAGAAATCCCATCTGAAACAGTGGAAACTGCCGTGAAATATTGTTATGAACACGATGTGATTTCGATTTTAAATCCGGCACCATACAGAGAGATTTCTGACGATGTGCTTGAACAAGTGACATATCTTACGCCGAACGAGACAGAGAGTGAGAATATGTTTGAAGGCGATGTAGATGGCGCTCTGGAACGTTATCCTGATAAGTTAATCGTGACGTTAGGTGAACTAGGTGCGATGTATAACAATGGCGTTGAACAAGTAGAAGTTAAAGGATTTAAACGTGAAGTGAAAGATACGACAGGCGCAGGTGATACATTTAATGGCGCGCTAGCAGTAGGTCTGCAGAAAGGATATGCGCTTCAAGAAGCGGTCACATTCGCCAACTTAGCAGCGAGTTATTCTGTGACAGGTATGGGTGCGCAAGGTGGTATGCCAACCTTTGAAGACTTAGAAGCGGACTTAGAATTTTAA
- a CDS encoding SMP-30/gluconolactonase/LRE family protein has product MSNESLPKLTYTGASKSAVPIISESELQTVTAEPWVKISDEGLQLEGLIFDRDHNLFLCEVFGGKIFKVDTKTKEVSTAFQSPKQNPAAVKIHKDGRFFTCYLGDFESTGGIFATDEHGDNFEEIISELNSEYCIDDMVFDSKGGFYFTDFRGYSTNPKGGVYYVSPDFKTVTPVIQNISVANGVALSTDEKVLWVTETTTNRLHRIQLEDDGVTIAPFGATIPYYFTGHEGPDSVCIDSDDNLYVAMYGQGRVLVFNKRGYPIGQILMPGRDEGKMLRSTHPQFIPGTNQLLICTNDIENGSEGGSMIYTVEGFANGHKSYQFQ; this is encoded by the coding sequence ATGTCAAACGAGTCATTACCAAAACTTACATATACAGGTGCGTCAAAAAGCGCAGTGCCGATTATTTCAGAAAGTGAATTACAAACGGTTACCGCAGAACCTTGGGTAAAAATTTCAGATGAAGGACTTCAATTAGAAGGGTTAATCTTCGATAGAGATCATAATTTGTTTTTATGTGAAGTGTTTGGTGGCAAAATCTTTAAAGTAGATACGAAAACAAAAGAAGTGTCTACTGCATTCCAATCGCCAAAACAAAATCCAGCTGCAGTTAAAATTCATAAAGATGGACGTTTCTTTACATGTTATTTAGGAGACTTTGAATCAACAGGTGGCATCTTTGCGACTGATGAACATGGTGATAACTTTGAAGAAATTATTTCTGAATTAAACTCAGAATACTGTATTGATGACATGGTCTTCGACAGTAAAGGCGGCTTCTATTTCACAGATTTCAGAGGCTATTCGACAAATCCTAAAGGTGGCGTTTACTATGTGTCACCTGACTTCAAGACGGTAACGCCAGTAATTCAGAATATTTCTGTCGCGAACGGTGTAGCGTTAAGTACTGATGAAAAAGTGTTATGGGTTACGGAAACGACAACTAACCGACTTCACCGTATTCAATTAGAAGACGATGGCGTAACGATTGCACCATTTGGCGCTACAATTCCATACTACTTTACAGGACATGAAGGGCCAGACTCAGTATGTATCGATAGCGATGATAACTTATATGTCGCGATGTACGGACAAGGACGCGTCTTAGTCTTTAATAAACGTGGCTATCCAATTGGTCAAATTTTAATGCCAGGTCGTGATGAAGGTAAAATGCTACGTTCAACACACCCACAATTCATTCCAGGTACAAACCAATTATTAATTTGTACAAACGATATTGAAAATGGTTCAGAAGGTGGCTCAATGATTTACACAGTAGAAGGCTTCGCCAACGGACACAAAAGCTACCAATTCCAGTAA
- a CDS encoding DUF979 domain-containing protein — MNEATLNHILEIFYILIGLQFLYTAYRALRATDKSKSIGTAAFWTILAVLFIAGPYIPNVINGILVLCMGALTLFKQVKIKNIIDVTDKEVEKGSDKYGNKLFIPALVLAVVAVIISNWTPLGGAIGLGISSVIGLIAALLIIKPKLSYVLYDSDRLTQQVGTTGILPQFLAALGVLFTASGVGQVISKGISSFLPEGNHLLGATAYILGMVLFTVLMGNAFAAFTVITASIGIPFVIAQGGDPIVAGALAMTGGFCGTLLTPMAANFNTLPVALLEMKQEFGVIKAQAPIALTLIVIHIALMYFWAF, encoded by the coding sequence ATGAATGAGGCTACATTAAATCATATTTTAGAAATTTTTTATATCCTAATCGGACTACAATTTTTATACACTGCTTATCGCGCTCTACGTGCAACTGATAAATCTAAAAGTATTGGTACTGCAGCATTCTGGACTATCTTAGCCGTTCTTTTTATCGCTGGACCTTACATTCCAAATGTAATTAACGGTATCCTAGTGCTCTGTATGGGTGCGTTGACCCTTTTCAAACAAGTTAAAATTAAAAATATTATTGATGTAACTGATAAAGAAGTCGAAAAAGGGTCAGATAAATACGGCAATAAACTCTTTATTCCGGCCCTTGTCTTAGCTGTAGTGGCAGTCATCATTTCAAACTGGACGCCTCTAGGTGGCGCAATTGGTTTAGGCATTTCATCAGTCATTGGCTTAATCGCTGCACTGCTCATTATTAAACCTAAATTATCTTACGTTTTATACGATAGCGACCGCTTAACACAACAAGTAGGCACAACAGGTATTCTGCCACAATTCTTAGCAGCCCTTGGTGTCCTTTTCACTGCGAGTGGTGTTGGTCAAGTTATCTCTAAAGGGATTTCTTCATTCTTACCTGAAGGCAACCATCTTTTAGGTGCTACTGCCTATATCTTAGGTATGGTGCTCTTCACAGTATTAATGGGTAACGCATTCGCAGCCTTTACAGTGATTACTGCAAGTATCGGTATTCCATTCGTTATTGCACAAGGGGGCGACCCAATCGTTGCCGGAGCATTGGCAATGACAGGTGGTTTCTGTGGTACATTGCTTACGCCTATGGCCGCAAACTTTAACACACTACCCGTCGCATTATTAGAAATGAAGCAAGAATTTGGCGTTATTAAGGCACAAGCTCCTATCGCACTCACATTAATCGTTATTCATATCGCATTGATGTATTTCTGGGCTTTTTAA
- a CDS encoding acetoin reductase, translating into MAKTAVITGSAAGLGKGIAERLANDGFNIVLQDINQDTLLKTEEEFKGKGFNVVAFHSDVSKKKEQEELVQFAVAEFGQIDVFVNNAGVDAVSSILEITEDELDKLFHINVYGTLFGIQAAAKQFIKQNSKGKIINACSIAGHESYEVLGTYCATKYSVRSFTQTAAKELAEKGITVNAYCPGVAKTEMWDRIDAAMVELDDSLKPGDAFEQFSSAIKLGRYQEPKDVAALVSFLASPDSDYITGQAILTDGGLVYR; encoded by the coding sequence ATGGCAAAAACAGCAGTTATTACAGGTTCAGCCGCAGGTTTAGGTAAAGGAATTGCAGAGCGTTTAGCGAACGATGGATTTAATATTGTGCTTCAAGATATTAATCAAGACACACTACTGAAAACTGAGGAAGAATTTAAAGGCAAAGGTTTTAACGTTGTAGCTTTCCATAGTGACGTTTCTAAAAAGAAAGAACAAGAGGAACTCGTTCAATTTGCAGTTGCAGAATTTGGACAAATTGATGTCTTTGTAAACAATGCTGGTGTTGACGCGGTATCTTCAATTTTAGAAATTACTGAGGATGAATTAGACAAATTATTCCATATTAACGTTTATGGAACACTTTTCGGCATTCAAGCAGCAGCGAAACAATTTATTAAACAAAATAGCAAAGGCAAAATCATTAACGCATGTAGTATCGCCGGACACGAATCTTATGAAGTGTTAGGTACATATTGTGCTACAAAATATTCAGTACGTTCATTCACACAAACAGCAGCTAAAGAATTAGCTGAAAAAGGTATTACAGTCAATGCTTACTGCCCAGGCGTAGCTAAAACTGAAATGTGGGATCGTATCGATGCAGCTATGGTTGAATTAGATGACAGCTTAAAACCAGGCGATGCCTTCGAACAATTCTCATCAGCAATCAAATTAGGACGCTACCAAGAACCAAAAGATGTAGCAGCTTTAGTATCATTCTTAGCTTCACCAGATTCAGACTACATCACAGGACAAGCCATCCTAACAGACGGTGGATTAGTGTACAGATAA
- a CDS encoding phospho-sugar mutase, with translation MKDNWMKHKEDSLVASFYDAQTPEFQEQGFETELAFGTAGIRGQFGLGPGRLNRYTIQRLALGIANYLQDKETHSSIVIHYDIRHLSSEFAELISQILASNDIKVYLAAHYKTTPELSYAVRHLHTSAGIMITASHNPKDYNGIKVYGSDGAQLDEETSFEVANYINNLEDPLKLEVDFNPTLIEKNIHTLPDDVYNTYINEITDLVGDIPQSDLKVVYTSLHGTGVPIIPDILQHLHFQNFNLVEVQCKVDPNFSSVKSANPEERDAFDLAIQQAQDADANLIIATDPDVDRMGFVERDKDGQNHYFGGSEIGALLIKYLIEHATLPKQPVVIQSIVTGELGKRLAQQHGVTVKEVLIGFKHIAKAIREFDDDQSFLFAYEESYGYLADDFVRDKDAVQIVPLIIKYASILENEGKTLHDALNEIYEEVGHYRDYLVSKVFEGKQGQQHIADLMAKVRHHIPDTIAGLNVIAVEDYDTLQRVNKKDNTVETITLPQANVIRVIFEEGFVALRPSGTEPKLKFYISLNVHNFDQVAQEIYDYIFKEN, from the coding sequence ATGAAAGACAATTGGATGAAACATAAAGAAGATAGTCTTGTAGCGTCTTTTTATGATGCACAAACACCTGAATTCCAAGAACAAGGCTTTGAAACTGAATTAGCTTTCGGTACAGCAGGGATTCGTGGGCAATTCGGACTTGGCCCAGGTCGTCTAAATCGCTATACTATCCAACGTTTAGCCCTAGGCATCGCTAACTATTTACAAGACAAAGAGACGCATTCTTCGATTGTCATTCACTATGATATTCGTCACTTATCTTCAGAATTTGCAGAACTGATTTCTCAAATTCTTGCTTCAAATGACATCAAAGTTTACTTAGCAGCGCATTACAAAACGACGCCAGAATTATCATATGCCGTCAGACACTTACATACTTCTGCGGGCATCATGATTACAGCAAGCCATAATCCTAAAGATTATAACGGCATTAAAGTATATGGCTCAGATGGTGCACAATTAGATGAAGAAACGTCATTTGAAGTCGCTAACTACATTAATAACTTGGAAGATCCACTAAAATTAGAAGTAGATTTCAATCCTACGTTGATTGAGAAGAATATCCATACTTTACCAGATGACGTTTATAACACTTACATTAATGAAATTACGGATCTTGTCGGCGATATTCCGCAGTCAGATTTAAAGGTTGTCTACACAAGCCTACATGGCACAGGTGTACCGATTATTCCCGATATTTTACAGCATCTACATTTTCAAAACTTTAACTTAGTTGAAGTACAGTGTAAAGTTGATCCTAATTTCAGTTCTGTGAAAAGTGCGAATCCCGAAGAACGCGACGCCTTTGACTTGGCCATTCAACAAGCTCAAGACGCTGACGCAAATCTTATCATCGCCACAGACCCTGACGTCGATCGTATGGGCTTTGTTGAACGAGATAAAGATGGTCAAAACCACTACTTTGGTGGCAGTGAAATTGGCGCATTACTAATTAAATATCTTATTGAACACGCGACGCTCCCTAAACAGCCGGTCGTTATCCAATCTATAGTTACCGGCGAATTGGGTAAACGTCTTGCGCAACAACATGGGGTCACTGTGAAGGAAGTCTTAATCGGCTTCAAACATATTGCCAAAGCGATTCGCGAATTTGACGATGACCAATCATTTTTATTCGCCTACGAAGAAAGTTATGGTTACTTAGCCGATGATTTCGTGCGAGATAAAGATGCCGTCCAAATCGTACCATTAATTATTAAGTATGCGTCTATTTTGGAAAATGAGGGTAAAACACTTCACGACGCGCTAAACGAAATCTATGAAGAAGTAGGACACTATCGCGACTATCTTGTTTCAAAAGTATTTGAAGGCAAACAAGGCCAACAACACATTGCAGATTTAATGGCTAAAGTAAGACATCATATCCCTGACACAATCGCAGGCTTAAACGTCATCGCAGTAGAAGATTACGACACACTACAACGTGTAAACAAAAAAGACAATACAGTAGAAACCATTACCTTACCACAAGCCAACGTCATTAGAGTCATCTTTGAAGAAGGCTTCGTTGCCCTAAGACCATCAGGCACAGAACCTAAACTCAAATTCTATATCTCACTCAACGTCCACAACTTCGACCAAGTAGCACAAGAGATATATGATTATATATTTAAAGAGAATTAA
- a CDS encoding MFS transporter: MSHQRKFDGKLVIAASFAVLTYWLFAQSFINIGTSVQKTFEAPESIMNLSISLVSFVTGIFMVGAGDIADKIGNLKMTIIGLVLSIIGCLSLIVIPATPFLVIGRIFQGLSAAILLPSTIGLASDKFEGQELRKAYSFMMIATVGGIGFSSYIGGLISNYLGWQTVFIISIILSIIAIFILSRRKEIPRSQREHQTFDYVGMIIFGIFIACLMLVMTQGFTYGWTSTFTLSVVALGLIALIVFYFFEKGRTTPFIDFSIVKNRAFLGSTINNFVLNTGVGTTVVFNGYAQKQFGMSEVQTGLVTVPYVFMAIAMIRLGEKAIQRYGGKSMLIAGPLFPAIGIILISCTFLSQNWYVGLVTFAFVVCAIGNGLVATPGLTIAVFNMPEEKVSFATGLYKMGATLGGAFGIAFNTTIFTICQQFFTVETSAMMSFLAGAVIMVLGLISAFILIPKKVKA; the protein is encoded by the coding sequence ATGTCACATCAACGTAAGTTTGACGGTAAACTCGTCATTGCAGCAAGTTTTGCAGTATTAACATATTGGTTGTTCGCACAATCATTCATAAATATAGGCACAAGTGTTCAAAAAACATTTGAAGCTCCAGAATCAATAATGAATCTTTCGATTAGTCTTGTGTCATTCGTCACAGGCATATTTATGGTTGGCGCAGGAGACATCGCTGATAAAATAGGCAATCTCAAAATGACAATTATTGGGCTAGTTTTAAGCATTATCGGTTGCTTAAGCCTTATTGTAATTCCAGCTACACCATTTCTAGTTATTGGCCGTATTTTTCAAGGTCTTTCAGCAGCCATTTTACTGCCATCTACTATTGGACTAGCCTCAGATAAATTTGAAGGGCAAGAATTGCGTAAAGCATATAGTTTTATGATGATAGCAACTGTGGGCGGAATTGGTTTTTCATCCTATATAGGTGGACTTATTTCTAATTATTTAGGATGGCAAACCGTCTTTATTATTTCTATCATTTTATCAATCATTGCGATATTTATTTTAAGTCGCAGAAAAGAAATTCCTCGTTCACAACGTGAGCACCAAACATTTGATTACGTAGGAATGATTATCTTTGGTATTTTTATCGCCTGCCTTATGTTAGTCATGACACAAGGATTCACTTACGGTTGGACTAGCACTTTCACACTAAGTGTTGTAGCACTTGGTCTCATTGCACTCATCGTTTTTTATTTTTTTGAAAAAGGCAGAACCACACCATTTATCGATTTTTCAATTGTAAAAAACCGAGCATTTCTTGGTTCAACAATTAATAACTTTGTACTTAATACTGGTGTAGGTACAACTGTCGTCTTCAATGGCTATGCACAAAAACAATTCGGTATGAGTGAAGTACAAACAGGCCTGGTCACAGTGCCGTACGTCTTCATGGCCATCGCAATGATACGATTAGGTGAAAAAGCAATACAACGTTATGGTGGGAAAAGCATGTTAATTGCAGGGCCATTATTCCCAGCTATTGGAATTATCCTAATTAGTTGTACATTTTTATCTCAAAATTGGTACGTAGGCCTTGTGACGTTTGCTTTCGTAGTTTGTGCAATTGGTAATGGCTTAGTAGCCACACCAGGTTTAACGATCGCCGTATTTAACATGCCAGAAGAAAAAGTAAGTTTTGCGACAGGTTTATACAAAATGGGAGCCACTTTAGGAGGCGCTTTTGGCATTGCTTTTAATACTACTATTTTCACAATATGCCAGCAATTCTTTACTGTAGAAACATCAGCCATGATGTCATTCTTAGCAGGCGCTGTTATCATGGTACTCGGACTTATTTCAGCGTTTATTCTTATACCTAAAAAAGTAAAAGCCTAA